The segment ttaaaaatacaTAATAAAAACAATCATTCTCATTAATTAAAAGTCTTATTTGCTGATTATCATACCCATTAGTATAGAATTTTCCACCTAATGTATTTCTACTATTAGTTCCTTGATATTTTTAATTGTCTTCCTTTTTCCTTTATAATTATATTGAGTTGTGATGATTTTAAACTTATGTATTCATCATTCTAACCTAAACTTTATTGAAAATAAAGCTACTAGTGGGCTTAATTCTATCTATTTTGAGGGTATTTTAAAAGCTAGAACTAGATTTTCTTTCTACTAACATACTTATACTAAAGTTGGACTAGTTTAGATCCATCTTATAGTTGAATAAGAAAGGTGGGTGTTTTGCCCTTGAGCAAAATTTAGGCTATGCTCTCAAGTAGAGTTCTTATTTTGATGAAGTTCTATTTATACTGAAACGGTGATAGTTCTAACTATTGAACATAAGAGTTTCTTAGTTATACTAATATCTCTATTGTTGCTCTTAGTTTGAGCCATGAGTAAAAatagatagaagaacaaagattaTTCATATTATTCCATAAGCTAGTTGATTTATCAAATATTTTACCATTAAATCGAGTCTTAATTGACTTAACTACTGATAAACAAACGCATACTTAGTATACGAATCGCTACAGAGAAATTGAACTTATTATTCCTTATCCTTCtaattgtttttcttttgttggtatatatcTAGGCACTGATGATTTTACATTTTTGGTTGTCTCTTGGCCATGGAAACTAATTAATAGTTAACAAATAAAATCAAATAGGTGACTAGAGTTTTAGGGTTAGACACTTTAGGATGGTAAAAATTGTAAACAAGGTTCGGTTTTCACATAGTCCACTTCATCCTACATCTTAGATACCTGTGACTAACCACAATTCTCACACAAATCCACCAATTCATTAATCTAAATTAATCATAAAATATAATCAATACATTAGATTAACAGATAACATGATAATATTAGTAACAACATTCATTAATACTGATATCAAAAACTTATAATCATTTGACACACGCATGAGTTCGTTGAACATGATTAGATCAATAATCTACCTGATGTCCAACTTACAAGGAGACTAGGGGCCATGCAAGAAATTTAATAAGATTTCTAGGGATATGCCAACATGCCGTTGTCTTTGCATTACTCTACTCTCATCGAATATTTTACGTTTAAGGCTTCCAAAGATGGACTTATTGCGAAGAAGTATACAACTTGTTTCAGTATGGACACTAATTTGTTCTTTTTCTTTAGTTTTCAAAGGTTGAAAGTACTGCTTTGATCGCATGTGATGATTCCTCTGTAGTAAGGCTTCTAGACATTAAGTTTCCATTTTAAATTGGAAGTGCTTTAGGTGATATTTTTGTGAAGGCTTTGGCAGGTTCCATTTTAAAGTACTGCTTTAGATTAGGTGAACTTGTATATCAAGTGAACTTACTGTGGTTCTTGTTGTGTATGTATGCAGGACCAAAAGAATTCACAACCTTGTGGCATGATCTCCAGGCATGGCGGGTAAGTTTCGTTTTCGTCAAGATTAGGAGACCAATCTCCTCCATATGTTACCTCCCAACTCATGCCATTTACTATTTTGCTTTTGTCTAAATAGCAGTTGGGTACAACTCTGCCCTAACGAGAAAAATCATTAAGTTCCTATAAGGTTCACCGCATCTCATGGCACTCTAGTACTTTTGCTGACGTGACGTTTTCTTCTTCCTTCTATATTAACGATCATGGAATAGCGAGAGAAGACTATAAATATTATTAGGTATAGCACAGAATAAAAGATTAGTGCTGTGTAGTATACCAACTAGCACGCAGAGACCTGAAATCTGCCATAGCAAATATGTTGTAGATtctaattataccattgatgcAGCCTAAAATGGAAATTCTTGCTATTTGTTATGCAATCTGACAAGTCTTATAGGTCTCTCCGGATTTTGGAAATACGTACAAATGTTAATTAGCAAAAGGCCATAGAATGGTTTTCAGGTATCTGTTTCTGAGACCTGTTTCATGGGATTAGAGGCCACAATTGTATAGTACAGGACTTACAATTTATTTGAAGTCTATACATTGTTCAGTTTAGATGATAATGTAAGTTACACCACTTGCTCTTATGCAATTGGATATTGACTAAGGTCAAGAGTTCCTTCTTTAAAAGTTTAAAGTAAGTAGGTTGAGGCCATTTATACTGGTAACCATACCATTTAAGCAGGAAGGAAATGCCTATTTATTTCCTTGCCTCAGATATGCCTGAAAATCTATTGCTTAAGAAGAATGTTCATTGTGAGGAAAAAtgtttggcatatttgcttcaaatTATTGCTTCAGCCCATTATGTTGTTTTCAAGCATGTCAAAACATTTTGTGGTCTACACCATATTCCGTCAAATTTAAAGTGAACTGATTCAGCGCTATCTGTGCAGTCAATCTTTGAGAAATTTGATAGAGATCGTAGTGGGACGATTGATAACATGGAACTTCGCGATGCTCTTCGCCAATTGGGATGTGCAGTACCACAGCCAGTTTTACAGCTTCTGCTTACAAAGTATGACAGGACAGGCGAAGACATCGGAATTGACTATGACAGCTTCATCGAGTATGGTCTTTTACATTTCAAGTCCCCACTTTGCTCTCTATAACAGCTTACCAACTGAACTAGTATTTTAATGATGAAAATGCTTTTTCTGGGTCAAAACTCAATCCTAGACGCTGTAGTTTTTTTAGAAAAATTGGGAATTGTTTTTCTCATCTATTAGTCTCTCTATTTCGGTCACAAATTTATATGTTACTTCTCtaagacatttttatttttattttatgtgcaGGTGTGGCCTAATTGTGAAGGTAGAATTGATTAAAAAATACATTATGTTCGAGTTATATAAGGAGACACCCCTTGTTTTACAAACCCAATGAACTGGAGTCAGGGAAATGATAATGAACAGTAGTGACAGTAGTGTGCCAGTAATTTGTAATATTGTTAGATATTCTACTTTAGCCGTTTCTACGCCTAGATTGATGTCTATTTCGATATCTGATAAATATTATCACTGTCTTTCTACAGGGGCTTACTCAAAAGTTCAAGGAGAAAGACAAAAGGCGCACTGGCACAGCCACTCTAACCTATGAAGAGTTCATGCTCACGGTTTTACCCTTCATTGTTGCTTAGCGAGATTAGTGCTTGAACAGAGTCTTGTTAAAGTGTGTGTTAATATGATGGAATCAGTAGTTAATTTCTCTAAGGCAgaaatatatatctatgtatgagtTTCCACATGTTAATGGAACAACTGGAATAACTTTTATATTACATATTTTGAGAAATTTAAGTATTTCTATAATTAAACCTAAGAGATATATGAAGcagttatattttttaattattttcttctaTGATTGGAAAATGACTTTGCATGAGTTTTGATGTCCATATGATAAGCCTCGTCCAAACATGTCTATTATTTAGAACTGAAACTCAATTACATACTTTTTTAGTAATGAGTTATCTAAAGGTAAAATGAAAAACTTAGATACAAAGTAATCTCCTTCCATGTTAAATCGGTGGTTAAGTTTGGATTCAGCATGCATTGCACTGCATATCATTGATGAATAGAGTTAAATTTACATAAAAAGTTAAAAGTATAGTTTCAGGTTGATTTGGTTGTTGAATTTTTGATTCATCATTCATAAGTTTATTGCAT is part of the Cryptomeria japonica chromosome 10, Sugi_1.0, whole genome shotgun sequence genome and harbors:
- the LOC131045212 gene encoding calcium-binding protein CBP yields the protein MAAKQCVYPPTQEEPSDVYPPPQSSSDVYPPPTSKIQALFARGTDPEIIRAFEAYDEDGNGSIDDEELQKALSTADLSYSIRTVRLLMFKFNNINCTRIGPKEFTTLWHDLQAWRSIFEKFDRDRSGTIDNMELRDALRQLGCAVPQPVLQLLLTKYDRTGEDIGIDYDSFIECGLIVKGLTQKFKEKDKRRTGTATLTYEEFMLTVLPFIVA